The following coding sequences lie in one Myxococcales bacterium genomic window:
- the psd gene encoding phosphatidylserine decarboxylase (Phosphatidylserine decarboxylase is synthesized as a single chain precursor. Generation of the pyruvoyl active site from a Ser is coupled to cleavage of a Gly-Ser bond between the larger (beta) and smaller (alpha chains). It is an integral membrane protein.), with the protein MSAATYAAAQLLKVLPRVRISRAVGRLCEKPLAPPMSRAIERVYSSVYRVNMGEAAPKAGAYRNFDEFFTRNLKPGARRISDDVVVSPADGVIEATGPIDSGCRVFVKGRPYDVAELVGDSKDATRFAGGGFAVVYLSPRDYHRVHSPVEGELRLVRGIPGDLYPVNKIGERHFPRLFVRNNRVAIAIDTAGLGRVYVIMVGAVIVGRISVQALDAPAVPAGDHLLDPPSSVKRGDELGTFHLGSTAVLLVEPGITLARSVGPIRYGESLLKPA; encoded by the coding sequence GTGAGTGCAGCTACCTACGCCGCAGCGCAGCTCCTGAAAGTGCTTCCGCGAGTGCGGATCAGCCGGGCTGTAGGCAGATTGTGCGAAAAGCCACTCGCGCCCCCGATGTCCCGCGCCATCGAGCGGGTCTATTCGAGCGTGTATCGAGTGAACATGGGTGAGGCTGCGCCGAAGGCGGGGGCCTACCGGAACTTCGACGAGTTCTTCACCCGCAACCTCAAGCCCGGGGCGCGCCGCATCAGCGACGACGTCGTCGTGAGCCCTGCGGATGGTGTCATCGAGGCTACCGGCCCCATCGACAGCGGATGTCGAGTCTTCGTCAAGGGTAGGCCTTACGACGTGGCCGAGCTGGTCGGTGATTCGAAGGACGCCACGCGCTTCGCTGGCGGCGGTTTTGCGGTCGTCTACCTGTCACCTCGGGACTACCACCGGGTTCACTCACCGGTCGAGGGTGAGCTGCGGCTGGTGCGCGGGATCCCCGGCGATCTTTATCCCGTGAACAAGATCGGAGAGCGCCACTTTCCGCGATTGTTCGTGCGCAACAATCGCGTTGCGATCGCCATCGACACCGCCGGACTGGGCCGCGTCTACGTCATCATGGTTGGTGCGGTGATCGTCGGTAGGATCAGCGTCCAGGCCCTCGATGCACCAGCCGTCCCCGCCGGTGATCACTTGCTCGACCCGCCAAGCTCGGTGAAACGCGGGGACGAGCTCGGCACATTCCACTTGGGCTCCACCGCAGTGCTGCTGGTAGAGCCTGGCATCACCTTGGCCCGTTCCGTCGGAC